A window of Kribbella sp. NBC_00382 genomic DNA:
GGGATGACCGCCACCACACCGGTCACCAGGACCAGCGCGACGGCGGCGTTCCGCCAGACTGCAGGTTTCGTCCACGTCTTTCTCATTGACGCTGCCCTTTCACTGTTTGACGCTGCCGGCGGACAGGCCGGACTGCCAGAACCGCTGAAGAAGGAGGAAGGCGACGACCAGCGGAACGATGGTCAGCAGCGACCCGGTGATCACCAGGTTGTAGATGGGTCGCGCGCCGACGCCGGTCGCCTGGTTGCTCCACTGGGTGAGGCCGACGGTGAGCGGATAGAGGTTCGGTTTGCTGAGCATGATCAGCGGCAGGAAGTAGTTGTTCCAGGTCGACACCACCGCGAACAGCAAGACGGTGACGATGCCGGGAGCCAGCAGCCGCAGGGCGACGGTGAAGAAGATCCGGATCTCCCCGGCGCCGTCGATCCGGGCCGCCTCGAGCAGGTCGTACGGCACGGCATCGGTCGCGTAGACCCAGATCAGGTAGAGCCCGAACGGACTGATCAGGGACGGGATGATGATCGCCCACACCGTGTTCGTCAGCCCCAGCTTGGAGAACATCAGGAAGGTCGGCACGGCCAACGCGGTGCCGGGGACCGCGACCGCACCCAGCAGCACGGCGAAGACGGCGCGCCGGCCCTTGAACTTGTACTTCGCCAGTCCGTAGCCGGCCGCGGTTGCCAGCAAGGTGGCGCCGCCCGCACCGACGACGACGTACAGCACCGTGTTGCCGAGCCAGCGCAGGAAGATGCCGTCGTCGTAGGTCAGCGTGTCGCGGACGTTGTCGAACAACGCGAACCGGTGACCGAACCAGAGTCCGGACGTGGAGACCAGGTCAGCCTGGGTCTTGGATGCGCTGAGCACCAACCAGATCAGCGGGACCAACGTGTAGACGAGGTACAGCACCATCGCCGCGGTGAGCAGCGGGGAGCGCTTCGGTCGCAGTGGCGACAACGTCCTGCTCACAGCGCCTCCCGGGATCCGCGCAGCTGGACGACGTAGGCGATCACCGCGGTGATGACGCCCATCACGATCGCGACAGTCGCTGAGTAGTTGAACTGCTGGCCCGCGAAGGACAGGTTGTAGGCGTACATGTTCGGGGTGAAGTAGGTGGTGATCACGTTCGGTGCCAGCGTGCGCAGGATGTTCGGTTCGTTGAACAGCTGGAAGCTGCCGATGATCGAGAAGATGGTGGCGATCACGATCGCGCCGCGCAGCGCCGGCAGCTTGACCGCCCGGATCGTCCGCAGGGCGCCGGCGCCGTCGATCGCAGCCGCCTCGTACAACTCCTCCGGCACGGTGCGCAGGGCCGAGTAGAAGATCAGCATGTTGTAGCCGACGAACTCCCAGGTGACGATGTTCGCGATCGACGGCAGCATCCACTTCCCGCTGAGCGGCTGGATCGCGGTGGTGCCGAGCAGGTCGTTGAGGTCGGCGGCCAGCCCGAAGTTGTTGCCGTAGATGAAGCCCCACATCAAGACGGCGACCACGCCCGGTACGGCGTACGGGAGGAAGATCACCACCCGGAAGAAGCTCGCGCCGTGCAGCCGGGCGCTGTCGATGGCGAGCGCGGCCAGCAGCGCGAGGATGAGCATCACCGGTACCTGGACGACCAGGAACAGCCCCACTCGCAGGAACGCCTCCCAGAGCTTCGAGTCCTGGATCGCGTCGACGTAGTTGTCGAGCCCGACGAACACGCTGCCGCCGAAGAACGCCTGGTCGCGGAACAGACTCAGGTAGATCGCGTAGCCGATCGGCGCCAGGAAGGTCAGCGCGAACACGACGAGGAACGGCCCGACGAACAGCCATCCCCTGGACTCTCGGTGCATCTGCCCACAGCCTCCATGTTTACGTCAACATTTCTGGCCAGAAGCTAACGTGTTTACGTCAACATGTCTATAGTTCGGCGGAGACCACCGAGGGGGACGCGATGACTACAGACGAGACGCCGGTACGCCGCCGGCGTGGACCGTCGATGGCCGACGTCGCGCAACTGGCCGGTGTCTCGGGCCAGACGGTGTCGCGGGTCGCGAACGGCCGGCGCAACGTCGACGCCGCCACCCGGGACCGGGTGCTGGCCGCGATGCGCCAACTCGGCTACCGCCCGAACAGCGCGGCGCGTGCGCTGCGCAACGGGCAGTTCCGCAGCATCGGCGTGATCGCTTTCGAGCTGTCCAGCTTCGGCAACACGCGGACGCTGGACGCGATCGCCGCGGCGGCTACGTCCAGCGGTTACGCCGTGAACCTGATTCCGGTGCTGGACGGTACCCCGCGCGACTTGTCGGGTGCCTTCGACCGGCTCGGTGAGCAGGCGGTGGACGGGGTCATCATCCTGATCGAGGCGCACCGGCTCGACGAGGCCGATGTCCAGATGCCCGACGGGATGCCGGTCGTGGTGATCGACTCGAACGCCGATCTCGACTACCCGGTCGTCGACACCGACCAGGCCCAGGGCTCCCGGCTGGCGACCGAGCACCTGCTCGAACTCGGGCACCGAACGGTCTGGCATCTCGGTGGTCCGGAGGACTCCTACGCCGCCTCGCGCCGGCTGCGATCGTGGCGACAGACCCTGACCGACCACGGCTGCCCGGTACCGCCCGTGCTGACCGGTGACTGGTCGGCCGGCTCCGGGTACGAGGCCGGCCGCAAGCTCGCTGCCGACCCTGAGGTCACCGCAGTCTTCGCGGCCAACGACCAGATGGCCCTCGGCCTGCTGCGAGCTCTGCACGAGGCCGGCCGGGCAGTTCCCGGCGATGTCAGCGTGGTGGGCTTCGACGACATGGAGGAAGCCGCCCAGTTCTGGCCGCCGCTGACGACGATCCGGCAGTTCTTCCCCGAGGTCGCCCGTCGCAGCGTCGACGCCCTGATCGAAGGGATCCGGACCGGCGAGCACCACCACCAGCCCGTTGCTGTCGGCACCGAACTGGTGGTGCGGGCCAGTACGGCGCCACCTCGACGCCGGTGACCGACAGAGGCCGCCGAAATGCGGGGTTAGGCGGTAGTGCGGCGCCGGCGGGTCTGGGCTTTGGTGGGGGATGACGGGGGCTCGTCGGGGGCGGCGCCGGCTTGGAGGTCGTGGTAGGCCTTGCGCGTGTGTTCCGTGTGTTCGCGCATGATCTGGGCGGCCTTGTCCTCGTCGCCGTCGGCGATCGCCTTGACCAGGCGGGTGTGTTCGCGCCAGGAGGCCGCGCCGCGGACGGGGGCTACGGGGGTGTAGTACCAGCGGACGCGGCGGTCGACCTGGCCGGCGAAGTCGACCAGGAAGCGGTTGCCGGACATCTCGGTGATCAGGGTGTGCAGTTCGGCGTTGGTGCGGACGGCGCCGTCGATGTCGCCGGCCTCCTGGAGATTCGCGCCGACCTTGCAGAGGTCCCGGAGCTTGGCCACCGCATCCTTGTCGGGATTCCGCGCAGCCAGCCGCGCGGACTCGGACTCGAGCGCGGCGCGGGCGGCCAGCAACTGGTCCACCTCGTCCTCAGCGGGGACATGCACCATCGCGCCGAAACCGGGCCGCAGATCCACCCAGCCCTCGTTGCTGAGCCGCTGCAGCGCCTCGCGCACCGGCTGGCGCGAGACACCGAGCATGCCGGCCAGTTCGACCTCGACCAGGTGCCGGCCACGCTCCAGCGTGCCGTCGATGATCATCTCGGTGAGGGCCTCGTAGACCGACTCCCGCAGCGGCGTCGGCCGCTTGACGTGCCGGACGCCAGGGGAGTCGGAGTTGGCTTCCGGGCCCGAACTGGTTGTCGCCATGAGGTCCTTCCCCGCCGGTGATGAAGAAGCGTAGTGCACTTGGTAGACAGTCTGCCAAGTGCACTACGCCCTGTCAGTGGGCCCTGCAGGGTGCGGCCGAGTGGGGTTAGTTCCTGGTGCGGGTTAGTCGGAGGGGATGGCGTCGAGGGTGGCCAGCTCGGAGGGGGTGAGGTGGATGGACCCAGCGGCGACGTTCTCCATCAGGTGGGTGGGGTTGCCGGTGCCGGGGATCGCTAGGACGTGGGGGCCTTTGGCCAGCGTCCAGGCGATGCGGATCTGAGCGGGCGTCGCGTTGTGGTCAGCGGCGATCGCGGCGACCGGGTCGGAGTGGGCTACTCCGCCTTGCTCGCGGCCGGTGGCGGTGACGGCGAAGAACGGTACGAACGCGATTCCCTGCGCGCCACACATCTCCAGCATGGCGTCGTTGACGCGGCCGAAGCCGACGCCGTAGCGGTTCTGCACGGCGACCACCGGCGCGATCTCCTGCGCCTGGGCAAGGTGTTCGACCCGTATGTTCGACAGGCCGAGGTGCTTGATCAGACCGGCCGCCCGCAACTCGGCCAGTACGCCGAAATGCTCCGCGACCGAATCGAGTCCGGCCTGTCGGAGGTACACCAGGTCGAGCGTCTCGAGCCCGAGTTGGTGCAGATCGTGTTCGACCAGCGCGCGGAGTTGGTCAGGCCGGGCCAGCCCGTGCTCCGTCGGCCCGACCTTGGTGGCGATGACGAGCTCGTCGGAGTACGGGGCCAGCGCGCGCCGGACCGCGTCGTTGGCCCACTCGAGACTGTCGAAGCCGTGCTGCTCGCCGGCTCGCCCGACGGAGGGGTAGAAGCCGGCCGTGTCGAGGTGATTGACGCCGAGGGTGACGGCCTGCCGCAACAACTCGATCGCCTGGTCGGCGCTGCTGCCGAGGCGCTTGGTGCCGAAGCCGATCCGGTTGACGGCCTGCTCGCCGAGCCGCCAAGCTCCCGCCTGATTCGGAGACTTGCGCTCTGCTTCATCAGATGCTATGGTTGAGCTTAGATCTGTGTTCACATCTGTTCTATGCATGTGGATAGGATAAGGCTCCGTTCACTTCCGGTCTAGTGCCGTTGAGGGTTCGGGGCCTGTTTTTTCTTCGGTGGGCGATGGAAACCAGGCGCCACTCGCCCCTCTGCGTGGGATTGTTCCTCCATGAATTCGGAGATGGTCGCGGCCGACCCTGGCCGCCACATGCTCAGTACCTATCGGCACGGCTGGGACGCACAGGGACAGGCCGTCCAGGCGCCGGTCGACTTCCTCGAGCAGGTCGCCGGCTCGCGTGAGTCGCTGCAGCCGCCGCAGGACGAGGACGCGGCCCGTACGGTCGAGCTGGGCGGTACCGAAGTACTGGTCGCCGCATCCCTGCTCCGGGAGCTGTCCGCGCGCCTGCGCCACGAGGCCGCCCGTGGTCTGATCAGCCCGGACGCCGAG
This region includes:
- a CDS encoding LacI family DNA-binding transcriptional regulator — its product is MTTDETPVRRRRGPSMADVAQLAGVSGQTVSRVANGRRNVDAATRDRVLAAMRQLGYRPNSAARALRNGQFRSIGVIAFELSSFGNTRTLDAIAAAATSSGYAVNLIPVLDGTPRDLSGAFDRLGEQAVDGVIILIEAHRLDEADVQMPDGMPVVVIDSNADLDYPVVDTDQAQGSRLATEHLLELGHRTVWHLGGPEDSYAASRRLRSWRQTLTDHGCPVPPVLTGDWSAGSGYEAGRKLAADPEVTAVFAANDQMALGLLRALHEAGRAVPGDVSVVGFDDMEEAAQFWPPLTTIRQFFPEVARRSVDALIEGIRTGEHHHQPVAVGTELVVRASTAPPRRR
- a CDS encoding carbohydrate ABC transporter permease, with product MSRTLSPLRPKRSPLLTAAMVLYLVYTLVPLIWLVLSASKTQADLVSTSGLWFGHRFALFDNVRDTLTYDDGIFLRWLGNTVLYVVVGAGGATLLATAAGYGLAKYKFKGRRAVFAVLLGAVAVPGTALAVPTFLMFSKLGLTNTVWAIIIPSLISPFGLYLIWVYATDAVPYDLLEAARIDGAGEIRIFFTVALRLLAPGIVTVLLFAVVSTWNNYFLPLIMLSKPNLYPLTVGLTQWSNQATGVGARPIYNLVITGSLLTIVPLVVAFLLLQRFWQSGLSAGSVKQ
- a CDS encoding GntR family transcriptional regulator, whose product is MATTSSGPEANSDSPGVRHVKRPTPLRESVYEALTEMIIDGTLERGRHLVEVELAGMLGVSRQPVREALQRLSNEGWVDLRPGFGAMVHVPAEDEVDQLLAARAALESESARLAARNPDKDAVAKLRDLCKVGANLQEAGDIDGAVRTNAELHTLITEMSGNRFLVDFAGQVDRRVRWYYTPVAPVRGAASWREHTRLVKAIADGDEDKAAQIMREHTEHTRKAYHDLQAGAAPDEPPSSPTKAQTRRRRTTA
- a CDS encoding carbohydrate ABC transporter permease; this encodes MHRESRGWLFVGPFLVVFALTFLAPIGYAIYLSLFRDQAFFGGSVFVGLDNYVDAIQDSKLWEAFLRVGLFLVVQVPVMLILALLAALAIDSARLHGASFFRVVIFLPYAVPGVVAVLMWGFIYGNNFGLAADLNDLLGTTAIQPLSGKWMLPSIANIVTWEFVGYNMLIFYSALRTVPEELYEAAAIDGAGALRTIRAVKLPALRGAIVIATIFSIIGSFQLFNEPNILRTLAPNVITTYFTPNMYAYNLSFAGQQFNYSATVAIVMGVITAVIAYVVQLRGSREAL
- a CDS encoding aldo/keto reductase produces the protein MHRTDVNTDLSSTIASDEAERKSPNQAGAWRLGEQAVNRIGFGTKRLGSSADQAIELLRQAVTLGVNHLDTAGFYPSVGRAGEQHGFDSLEWANDAVRRALAPYSDELVIATKVGPTEHGLARPDQLRALVEHDLHQLGLETLDLVYLRQAGLDSVAEHFGVLAELRAAGLIKHLGLSNIRVEHLAQAQEIAPVVAVQNRYGVGFGRVNDAMLEMCGAQGIAFVPFFAVTATGREQGGVAHSDPVAAIAADHNATPAQIRIAWTLAKGPHVLAIPGTGNPTHLMENVAAGSIHLTPSELATLDAIPSD